Genomic window (Neorhizobium galegae bv. orientalis str. HAMBI 540):
GGGGGCGGCACGAAGGGCTCGACGGGCGGTATGGAAGCACGTCGAGCCCTCGCCGCAGTGGGGGTAACCGCTGGGGGCGGCCTGCGGCAGTGGAACTTCCATACAGCAGTCGCTGTCGTCCAGTTCAGTCAGGAAATGTAGCGTATCTTCGGCAAATTTCCACCGCAACCGACGAGTTACTGGGACAACTTTTGCAGGTGCATCATCTTGTCGGCGCGCCGGATCAATGCGCCAGCGATCAACTCCTGTAGAATGCCGTTAAAATTGAATGGATTTAGACAAAATCGGATAAGACTGGTATGAACGCGAGACTGTCAAAAACTGCTTCTGCTGAAGAAAGTATATCGGCCTTCGGAGTTCCAACCGCGCGCAATAACGCGTCGGCCATGAACCTGCGCGGTCCATGGCCGTGGGTTCAACTTGACCGCAGAACGATTGCTGTTTCTCTAGCTCTCCTGAGCGCGCTTTGGATACTGGGAGCGGCGATCCTTGTCTATTTACTGACATAGGGCGTCGGTTGGTCTCATACCGCGCTGCTTGATATGAGCATCATTGGCGCTATCAGCTCCGAACATCCTGATTATCCAATTCGATTGCGGATCTCCACCCCGTTGTTCCTTCTTGTTTATCTGGCATAGAGGCGATCGAGACGCACGACCTTGCCCAGTACGGTCAGCGCGATCACGGTAAACAGGATCAGCACCGCTGAGATTGCATGCGCGGTCGGCTCCAGGCTGAAGGTCGATTCCGCGTAGATGCGGACCGGCAAAGTCGTCAGGCGGGCGGTGGTGAGGAAGCTGGTGACGGTGACTTCACCGAAGCTGAGCAGGAAGCCGACGATGCCCGCCGCAAACAGTCCCGGCGCCAGACCCGGCATGATGATCAGGAAGAAGCGTCGCACCGGGCTTGCCCCGAGGCTCGCCGCCGCCTCCTCCTGCGCCCGATCGAGCCCCATGACCGAGGTGGTCAGGAGCGTGATCGCAAACGGCAGGATGACGATCACGTGGATCGCCACGAGGCCGAGGAAAGGCGGGATGATCAGGTAGATCTGCAGCAGCCGCAGCATGCCGACGCCGATCGCCACATGCGGCAGCGACATCGGTAAAAGCCAGAAGGTCAACAGCGCGGACCGGCCCTTGAAGGGATAGCGGGCGAGCGCGAATGCGGCAGGCAGCGAGAGCGCCAGCGCCACCAGCATGGAAGTGACGGCAAGCCGCACCGACACCCAGAAGGCATCCGCATAGGTTCCGGCAAAAAACACCGCCTCATACCATTTGAGGGTGAAACCGCGGAAGCCTGAAGCGGTTGCCTGCGGCACGTCGTTGAAACTCTGGACGCAGACCAGCACCAGCGGCAGCAGCAGGAGCAGCAACGAGGTTGCGAGCAGCAGCTTCGACACGATCGGTCCGAGGATGTCGATGATCGGCACCAGCCAGCGCGGAATGCTCCACGGATTGCTGGGTTTGCCCTTTAACCACGGCATCAGGCGGTTGAGCGCGTAGGCGCAGAGCGCCGCAAAGGCGAGACCGGTGACGGTCATGATGATCGCAAGTGCGGCCGCAAGCGGTGCATTGAGGTTCTTGATCGCCTCCTGCAGCACCAGCATGCCGGTGGTCCAGACCTTCTTGCCGCCGAGCAGGGAGGCGGACACATAGGCCGTGGTCGCCATCAGGAAAACGATGACGGTGCCGGAACGCAGGCCCGGCAGCGACAGCGGCAGGTCGACGGTGAGAAACCGGACCGCCGGAGATGCGCCAAGGCTCTGCGCCGCCTCATGAACGCGCGGCGAAGTGTTCTGCAGGTTGTCGTAGAGCGCCAGCACCATGAACGGCAGGAAGACCTGCGCCAATGCGACGGCGACCGCACCATGGGTGAACAGCATGTATCTCGCCGGCGGAATGCCGATCAGGCCGGTGACCGAATTGATCAGGCCCTCGGGCGCCAGCAGCAGGATGATGCCGAGCGAGCGCACCACGACATTGGTCAATAGCGGAATGAGGATGACCGCAAACGCGGCCGCGCGGTATTTCACCGGCATCCGCGCCAGCCAGTGGGCGAGCGGATAACCGAGAAGCGCGGTGATCACGGTGACGCCAAGGCCGAGCAGGATGGTTTCGGAGACGACGCCGAAATAGAAGCCATCCGATACGATATCCCGGAACTGCGCGATCGACGGCGCCAGGAACAGCGGGCCGAAAGGATCGGGATACTCGTGCAGGGAAAGCACGAGTACCACGAACATTGGCGCCGCGAAGGATAAAAGCAGCCAAAGGGTGACCGGCGCTGCAAGCGCCGGCCCGATCCAACGGTTCATCCCGCGATCTCCCGATCGTATTTCGCCTGCCATTTGGCGCGGCTGGCATTGATCACGTCCCAATCGAAATCGACGAGCTTGGCGACATTGGCATCGCCGAGCACGAGCTTCGACTTGATGTCGTCCGGCACGGTGATGTTGCTGACGGTCGGCGAGTAGTAGATCTGGCGTGCGTAGGCGAGCATGCAGGGTTCGGAAAGATGCAGGTTGATCCACTCTTCGGCGAGCTTCTGGTTCTTGGTGCCTTCGGTGATGCAGGCGACGTTCATCGAAAGCGCCTGTCCCTCGACCGGGGTGGCGATCGCTATATTGGGATTGCGCGTTTCGACATAGGACTGGGTGAAGCTGCCGAACTCGACGGAAAGGTCGGCGAGCTTCTGGTCGAACATTTCGAAGAGTTGCGCCTGGCTGCCCTGGATCGCCGCGAAGGGCTTCAGTTCCTTGACCTTTTCGAAGGCGATGTCGGCGTTCTTCTCGTCGCCGCCCCAGACGCGGGCGGCCATCATCAACGCGGAAATGCCTTCGGCGCCCAGACCATCCGGCCAGGCGATACGGCCCTTCCATTCCGGGTTCCACATGTCCTTCCAGGAGGTGATCGGCTTCGACGCCTTGGTCTTGTCGTAGACGATCGTGCAGGGGTTGAAGGCAACCCCGTAACCGCCCTTGCGGGCGCTCGGATAGAGCGCTTCGAAGTTCTTGACGGCAGGCGTCGGCGCCTGGGTCACGCCGTCCTTCACCGCCTGGCGGCTTTCGAAGATGTTAAGGTAGAGAACATCAAAGCTCGGACGGCCGCGTTCCGCATAGGCGCGGGCGCGACGGTCACCGGTGCCGCCGAGAACGTAGCTGATCTTGCAGCCGTATTTCTCGACCAGCGGCTTCTCGACATGTTCCTTGACGATCTTTTCCTGCGCGCCGCCCCAGATGCCGACGACCAGTTCGTCGCCCTTTTTCGGCTCCTGCGCGGAGGCGGGACGGATGATGTGGAACGGTGCGGCAAGGCCGGCACCGGCAATCAGCTTGTTGAATGTACGACGCGAGACGTTCATGTCTTGGTTCCCCTTTTTTGATCAGATGAATGTGGCGCCACCCGGCTGGGTCTGGATGCTGCACGGCGTCCCAAGGGGCGGAGGCGGCATATCCGAAGGCACGATCAGGCGGATCGTGCCGCATG
Coding sequences:
- a CDS encoding ABC transporter permease subunit, encoding MNRWIGPALAAPVTLWLLLSFAAPMFVVLVLSLHEYPDPFGPLFLAPSIAQFRDIVSDGFYFGVVSETILLGLGVTVITALLGYPLAHWLARMPVKYRAAAFAVILIPLLTNVVVRSLGIILLLAPEGLINSVTGLIGIPPARYMLFTHGAVAVALAQVFLPFMVLALYDNLQNTSPRVHEAAQSLGASPAVRFLTVDLPLSLPGLRSGTVIVFLMATTAYVSASLLGGKKVWTTGMLVLQEAIKNLNAPLAAALAIIMTVTGLAFAALCAYALNRLMPWLKGKPSNPWSIPRWLVPIIDILGPIVSKLLLATSLLLLLLPLVLVCVQSFNDVPQATASGFRGFTLKWYEAVFFAGTYADAFWVSVRLAVTSMLVALALSLPAAFALARYPFKGRSALLTFWLLPMSLPHVAIGVGMLRLLQIYLIIPPFLGLVAIHVIVILPFAITLLTTSVMGLDRAQEEAAASLGASPVRRFFLIIMPGLAPGLFAAGIVGFLLSFGEVTVTSFLTTARLTTLPVRIYAESTFSLEPTAHAISAVLILFTVIALTVLGKVVRLDRLYAR
- a CDS encoding ABC transporter substrate-binding protein codes for the protein MNVSRRTFNKLIAGAGLAAPFHIIRPASAQEPKKGDELVVGIWGGAQEKIVKEHVEKPLVEKYGCKISYVLGGTGDRRARAYAERGRPSFDVLYLNIFESRQAVKDGVTQAPTPAVKNFEALYPSARKGGYGVAFNPCTIVYDKTKASKPITSWKDMWNPEWKGRIAWPDGLGAEGISALMMAARVWGGDEKNADIAFEKVKELKPFAAIQGSQAQLFEMFDQKLADLSVEFGSFTQSYVETRNPNIAIATPVEGQALSMNVACITEGTKNQKLAEEWINLHLSEPCMLAYARQIYYSPTVSNITVPDDIKSKLVLGDANVAKLVDFDWDVINASRAKWQAKYDREIAG